A window of Negativicutes bacterium genomic DNA:
GGCAAAGTTTATTTAATGAAGCCCGAAAAGTTGGAGCAGAAGTTGTGCTTATGGAAATGACGCCACGATTAAATGATGGTAATGAACCACCGTTATTAGTGGCAGAAGCAATGAAAAGTGCTGATGTAATATTGATTCCGACTTCAAAATCACTATCGCATACTAGCGCAAGAATGGAAGCGAGTGAAAAAGGCGCAAGAATAGCGACTCTTCCCGGCATTACAGCAGAGATGATGGTTAGAACATTGTGCGCTGATTATAAAAATATTGCCAAGCTTAGTCAAAAAATAGCTAATATCTTGGATAAGGGTAAAATAGCCCACCTAACAACCCCAGCTGGTACTGACTTAACAATGAATATTGAGGGCAGAATAGCTGAAGCAGATACTGGATTAAATGATTTTACTGGAGCATTTAGTAATTTACCGGCAGGGGAGGCTTATGTTTCGCCGAAAGAAGGAACTAGTCAAGGGACATTGGTTATTGATGGTGCTATGGGGGGGATTGGTGTTTTAACTGAACCGATTAAAATGACAGTGAAAAATGGTCTGGTTACTAATATTTTCGGCAATGAGCAAGCAGAAAAACTGCAAAAATTATTATCAGCTCATGGTAAAGATGCCTTTAATATTGCTGAACTTGGGGTTGGTACTAATGATAAAGCGATTATTACTGGAAAAATTTTAGAAGATGAAAAAGTTTTAGGAACTGTACATGTTGCTCTTGGCAATAATATTGGATTTGGTGGAAATGTTTCGGTGCCGATTCATTTAGATGGAATTTTAATGAATCCGACCTTGAAAGTTGATGGGAAAATAATAATAAAAGATGGAATGCAGCTATT
This region includes:
- a CDS encoding aminopeptidase, which produces MHNNLEEAAQIAIRQCMAVKKNENVLIIVDQANCRIGQSLFNEARKVGAEVVLMEMTPRLNDGNEPPLLVAEAMKSADVILIPTSKSLSHTSARMEASEKGARIATLPGITAEMMVRTLCADYKNIAKLSQKIANILDKGKIAHLTTPAGTDLTMNIEGRIAEADTGLNDFTGAFSNLPAGEAYVSPKEGTSQGTLVIDGAMGGIGVLTEPIKMTVKNGLVTNIFGNEQAEKLQKLLSAHGKDAFNIAELGVGTNDKAIITGKILEDEKVLGTVHVALGNNIGFGGNVSVPIHLDGILMNPTLKVDGKIIIKDGMQLL